In the genome of uncultured Bacteroides sp., one region contains:
- the lipB gene encoding lipoyl(octanoyl) transferase LipB, translated as MELEYTDWQLISYADAWQKQTELFNEIVRAKLAGERYTNNVITCEHPHVYTLGRSGKEQNMLLGEQQLQKIGATLYHIDRGGDITYHGPGQIVCYPILNLEDYSLGLKEYVHLLEEAVINVCAHYGINAGRLAGATGVWLDGETKHARKICAIGVRSSHYVTMHGLAFNVNTDLNYFHFINPCGFVDKGVTSIEKELNQKIDVEQTKSLLHYEIEKLLTRKK; from the coding sequence ATGGAACTGGAATATACAGATTGGCAATTGATTTCGTATGCTGATGCCTGGCAAAAGCAAACGGAACTTTTCAATGAGATTGTCCGTGCAAAACTTGCCGGAGAGCGATATACAAACAATGTGATTACCTGTGAACACCCACATGTTTATACGCTTGGGCGGAGTGGAAAGGAACAGAACATGTTGTTAGGAGAGCAGCAACTCCAAAAAATAGGAGCCACTCTCTATCATATAGACCGTGGCGGGGATATTACCTATCATGGTCCGGGACAGATTGTTTGCTATCCCATTCTTAATCTTGAGGATTATTCCCTGGGATTAAAAGAATATGTCCATCTGCTAGAGGAAGCTGTTATAAATGTCTGCGCTCATTATGGAATAAATGCCGGACGCTTGGCCGGCGCTACTGGTGTGTGGTTGGATGGAGAAACCAAACATGCCCGCAAGATCTGTGCTATCGGAGTTCGAAGCAGTCATTATGTTACCATGCACGGACTGGCATTCAATGTCAACACCGACCTGAATTATTTTCATTTTATCAATCCTTGCGGATTCGTGGATAAAGGGGTGACTTCCATTGAGAAGGAACTCAACCAAAAGATTGATGTGGAACAAACTAAATCTCTGCTTCATTATGAAATAGAAAAGCTCCTTACCAGAAAGAAGTAA
- a CDS encoding pectinesterase family protein produces MKGTLCLVSGLLLISTAIRAQNSRFPQQNAVNVNPDTHLVLTFDSAPTIGKKGFIRVFEEGTNKQVDCLDLSIPAGPTTGQSNVGAIYSPAPYEYKATNYTNANTIPGTPSGVNKRDTSNYQLNIIGHFTDGFHFYPIITHNNTVTIYLHNNLLEYGKGYYVTIDKGVINASKFNGFTKKNAWRFTTKQSGPKADVHRLEVSADGTGDFNTVQGALDYIPDFTPATINPLEPEDGGWKIYVKNGDYEELVYFRNKRYVTIEGESREGVHIHYANNEVFNPHPADIKTNERPGTFPPRRAAFMSDNGFGIALENLTIQTDLKGQAEGLLMMGEGNSFKNIHVIGSGDALQINGSTYLENCIIDGDGDTVLGRGPVFFQDCTLSSYGAFMWIRNTNQNHGNIFVNCIFIGKGKDALIARSPVNKGQGYPYAEAVLINCKLENVPSAGWFVEGDSTNVHFWEYNSRTMNGEPIDYSQRNSASRQLDKEKDARIIQIYSNPTYVLGLGY; encoded by the coding sequence ATGAAAGGCACTCTTTGTTTAGTCTCAGGATTACTATTAATATCTACAGCAATTCGGGCACAGAACTCTCGCTTCCCACAACAAAATGCGGTGAATGTAAATCCCGACACTCATCTTGTCCTGACGTTTGATAGCGCGCCAACGATAGGAAAGAAGGGCTTTATCCGTGTGTTCGAAGAGGGAACAAACAAGCAAGTGGACTGTCTGGATTTAAGTATTCCGGCCGGACCAACCACCGGACAAAGCAATGTTGGAGCAATATATTCTCCGGCGCCGTATGAGTATAAGGCTACTAATTATACTAATGCGAATACTATTCCCGGAACTCCGTCGGGGGTAAACAAGCGCGATACCTCAAACTATCAGCTGAACATTATTGGTCATTTTACCGATGGCTTTCATTTCTATCCTATAATTACTCACAATAATACAGTTACCATTTATTTACACAACAACCTGCTGGAATATGGTAAAGGCTATTACGTAACGATTGATAAAGGTGTTATCAATGCCAGTAAGTTCAATGGCTTTACGAAAAAGAATGCATGGCGTTTCACAACAAAGCAATCGGGCCCGAAGGCTGATGTTCACAGATTGGAGGTCAGTGCTGACGGCACTGGCGATTTTAATACAGTACAAGGAGCATTAGATTATATTCCGGATTTTACTCCTGCAACGATTAATCCGTTAGAGCCTGAAGACGGTGGCTGGAAAATCTATGTGAAGAACGGAGATTACGAAGAATTGGTTTATTTCCGCAATAAGCGATATGTAACTATTGAAGGTGAGAGTCGTGAAGGCGTTCATATTCATTATGCCAACAATGAGGTTTTTAATCCGCATCCTGCCGACATCAAAACAAATGAACGTCCCGGAACGTTCCCTCCCCGCCGGGCTGCATTTATGTCCGACAATGGTTTTGGCATTGCATTGGAGAATCTTACAATTCAAACAGATCTTAAAGGACAGGCAGAAGGATTGTTGATGATGGGAGAGGGAAACTCTTTTAAAAATATACATGTAATAGGTTCCGGTGATGCTTTGCAGATTAACGGGAGTACTTATCTTGAGAATTGCATCATCGACGGTGATGGAGATACAGTCTTAGGTCGTGGCCCCGTATTTTTTCAGGATTGCACACTTTCCAGCTACGGAGCGTTTATGTGGATAAGGAATACAAATCAGAATCACGGGAATATCTTTGTGAACTGTATTTTTATTGGCAAAGGGAAAGATGCCCTTATTGCACGTTCTCCTGTAAATAAAGGTCAGGGATATCCTTATGCAGAGGCTGTGCTTATCAATTGCAAATTAGAAAATGTACCGTCGGCAGGTTGGTTCGTGGAAGGAGATTCTACGAATGTTCATTTCTGGGAATATAATAGTCGGACGATGAATGGTGAACCAATAGACTATAGTCAACGTAACTCTGCGTCCCGTCAACTTGATAAAGAGAAAGATGCAAGAATTATTCAAATATACAGCAATCCAACTTATGTATTGGGTTTGGGATACTAA
- a CDS encoding heavy metal translocating P-type ATPase, translating to MKKIENKIYPVLNMHCAGCANNVEKTVNALPGVEKGAVNLAANTLSIEFDRLVLSPESLQKAIHDAGYDLIIEEENAAELQEEEQRKAYKKLKMKVVWAWIFVVPMMTLSMLFMHLPHVHVIMLVLALPVMLFFGNSFYINAWKQLKLGRSNMDTLVALSTSIAFLFSVFNTFFPEFWTSRGLEPHVYYEAATMIIAFVLIGKLLEEKAKGNTSSAIKKLMGLQPKTARIIKDGAEETVLISQLQVNDLVSVRPGEQIPVDGTVHEGTSFVDESMITGEPIAVEKSVGAQVLAGTINQKGAFVLKAAKVGKETVLANIIRMVQEAQGSKAPVQRIVDRVTGIFVPVVLVLSILTFVIWMSVGGMGYFSHALLSAVSVLVIACPCALGLATPTALMVGIGKGASNHILIKDAVALEQMRKVNTVVLDKTGTLTEGHPSVSDWLWEHGEDKLFKEILLAAELKSEHPLADAIVNELQSQGIASATLSSFESITGKGIQVNYQKTTYWAGSQKLLNDYEASASAYLQGMIEQFQNEGKSIVYFGRENKLLSVIAITDKVKPTSIEALRVLREMGIRVCMLTGDGEATAAVVAEKLGIGNYKAEALPSDKEEFVKQLQSEGRVVAMVGDGINDSQALARADVSIAMGKGTDIAMDVAMVTLITSDLMLLPKAFKLSKQTVQLIHQNLFWAFIYNLIGIPIAAGVLYAMGGMLLNPMIASAAMACSSVSVVMNSLSLNWKKL from the coding sequence ATGAAGAAAATAGAAAACAAAATATACCCGGTGCTCAACATGCATTGTGCCGGTTGCGCAAATAACGTAGAAAAGACGGTGAATGCCCTTCCCGGGGTAGAAAAGGGGGCGGTAAATCTGGCTGCAAACACCCTTTCCATTGAGTTTGACCGCCTTGTCCTGTCTCCCGAGAGTTTACAGAAAGCTATACACGATGCGGGTTACGACCTGATTATTGAGGAAGAAAATGCTGCTGAACTGCAGGAAGAAGAGCAACGAAAAGCCTATAAAAAGCTAAAAATGAAGGTTGTTTGGGCATGGATATTTGTTGTGCCCATGATGACGCTCTCAATGCTATTCATGCACCTGCCGCATGTGCACGTAATAATGCTGGTACTTGCTTTGCCCGTGATGCTATTCTTCGGCAACTCATTCTATATCAATGCCTGGAAACAACTGAAACTTGGGCGGAGCAATATGGATACGCTGGTGGCACTCAGTACTTCCATCGCTTTTCTCTTTAGTGTGTTCAATACGTTTTTCCCTGAGTTCTGGACATCACGCGGCCTGGAACCGCATGTCTATTACGAGGCTGCCACAATGATTATCGCTTTTGTGCTCATAGGGAAGCTTCTTGAAGAAAAAGCAAAGGGTAACACCTCATCGGCTATCAAGAAGCTGATGGGATTGCAGCCCAAAACTGCCCGAATCATAAAGGATGGCGCAGAAGAAACAGTCCTTATCTCACAATTGCAGGTAAATGACTTGGTAAGCGTTCGTCCCGGCGAGCAAATTCCTGTGGATGGAACGGTGCACGAAGGCACTTCTTTTGTGGACGAGAGCATGATAACCGGTGAACCTATCGCTGTAGAGAAAAGCGTTGGCGCTCAGGTTCTGGCGGGAACAATCAATCAGAAGGGAGCGTTTGTGCTGAAGGCTGCCAAAGTAGGCAAGGAGACTGTGCTGGCAAATATCATCAGAATGGTGCAGGAAGCTCAGGGTTCTAAAGCTCCGGTGCAGAGAATCGTAGATCGGGTAACCGGAATATTTGTACCAGTGGTGCTTGTTTTGTCAATCCTGACCTTCGTCATCTGGATGTCAGTAGGAGGAATGGGATACTTCTCTCATGCATTGCTCTCCGCTGTATCAGTACTTGTGATTGCTTGTCCGTGCGCGCTGGGACTTGCCACGCCTACTGCCCTAATGGTGGGAATTGGCAAGGGAGCCAGCAACCATATCCTGATAAAAGATGCGGTAGCTCTGGAACAAATGAGGAAGGTAAACACGGTGGTATTGGACAAAACCGGTACGCTGACCGAAGGGCATCCCTCTGTTTCCGACTGGCTTTGGGAACACGGTGAAGATAAACTATTTAAGGAAATCCTCTTAGCTGCTGAGTTAAAATCGGAACATCCGCTGGCTGATGCTATTGTGAACGAACTTCAGTCGCAAGGAATCGCTTCGGCTACACTTTCTTCTTTTGAGAGCATTACCGGCAAAGGGATTCAGGTAAACTATCAGAAAACCACGTATTGGGCAGGAAGTCAGAAGTTACTGAATGATTATGAAGCATCTGCATCGGCTTATCTGCAAGGCATGATAGAGCAATTCCAGAACGAAGGTAAAAGCATTGTTTACTTTGGGCGGGAAAACAAACTTTTGTCTGTCATTGCCATTACAGACAAAGTGAAACCTACTTCAATAGAAGCACTCAGAGTGCTGCGTGAAATGGGAATCAGAGTCTGCATGCTCACCGGAGACGGAGAAGCCACAGCCGCTGTTGTGGCAGAAAAACTAGGAATTGGCAACTACAAAGCCGAAGCACTCCCAAGCGATAAGGAAGAGTTTGTGAAACAACTGCAATCAGAGGGCAGAGTAGTAGCAATGGTAGGCGACGGGATCAATGATTCTCAGGCACTTGCCCGCGCAGACGTAAGTATTGCCATGGGAAAAGGAACCGATATAGCCATGGACGTAGCAATGGTTACGCTGATAACTTCAGACTTAATGTTGTTGCCAAAGGCATTTAAACTCTCCAAGCAAACCGTGCAACTCATTCATCAAAACCTCTTCTGGGCATTTATCTATAACCTGATAGGAATACCTATTGCAGCAGGGGTGCTTTATGCGATGGGCGGTATGCTTCTAAATCCAATGATTGCAAGTGCGGCAATGGCTTGTAGCTCGGTTTCGGTTGTAATGAATAGCTTGAGTCTGAACTGGAAGAAGTTGTAA
- a CDS encoding DUF3298 domain-containing protein produces the protein MKKNSLSILSILLLAGTMLVSCGGKKQSESKQITTDSIKVKETSHLFNDPKKPGCSLDINLTYVTKASSKTIQDSINSSLIATCMGNQYAGKNPKTAINEFKTAYVKGYKNDVEQFYLEDQKKNHEDEIKSAWYNYSKSIKSNFIFNEHGVLVCRINTYDYTGGAHGNHTSLFLNFDLLTGKRIYLKDLFKEGYEKVLTSLMLAQLEKDNKVTSEAELEEIGYFLTEPLSPTENFLLNDDGFTFFYNVYEIAPYVMGTTTIKLPFSAVESMMKENNPADGLY, from the coding sequence ATGAAAAAAAACTCATTGTCAATTCTTTCTATACTATTACTGGCAGGAACAATGCTAGTTTCCTGTGGAGGAAAGAAACAAAGTGAATCAAAACAGATAACCACTGACAGCATAAAAGTAAAGGAGACCTCACATCTCTTTAATGACCCTAAAAAACCTGGCTGTAGCCTTGATATTAATTTGACTTATGTTACAAAAGCATCAAGCAAGACTATTCAGGATAGTATAAACAGCTCACTGATTGCAACTTGTATGGGCAATCAATATGCAGGGAAAAATCCCAAAACTGCGATCAATGAGTTTAAAACTGCTTACGTAAAAGGGTACAAGAATGACGTGGAACAGTTCTATCTGGAGGATCAGAAAAAGAATCATGAAGATGAAATAAAAAGTGCATGGTACAATTACAGTAAAAGCATAAAGTCAAACTTCATCTTTAATGAACATGGGGTATTGGTTTGTCGTATAAATACTTACGATTATACGGGTGGGGCTCACGGAAATCACACTTCTTTGTTCCTGAACTTTGACCTGCTTACCGGCAAGCGAATCTATCTGAAGGATCTTTTTAAGGAAGGATATGAGAAAGTGCTGACCAGTTTAATGCTGGCTCAACTGGAAAAAGACAATAAAGTGACCTCGGAGGCTGAGCTGGAAGAGATTGGTTATTTCTTAACCGAACCGCTGTCTCCTACTGAGAATTTCTTATTGAACGATGATGGCTTCACGTTCTTTTATAATGTATACGAAATTGCTCCCTATGTTATGGGAACAACAACTATAAAGCTTCCGTTCTCGGCCGTTGAATCTATGATGAAAGAGAATAACCCTGCGGACGGATTGTATTAA
- the rsmG gene encoding 16S rRNA (guanine(527)-N(7))-methyltransferase RsmG translates to MEIILKYFPNLTEEQRRQFTALYDLYLDWNAKINVISRKDIENLYEHHVLHSLALAKVIDFKPGTTVMDLGTGGGFPGIPLAILFPETKFHLVDSIGKKVRVANEVATAIGLKNVTFRHARAQEEKQLFDFVVSRAVMPLSDLIDIIKKNISKKQINALPNGLICLKGGELQHETLPFKNKTVMYNVSDYFEEEFFETKKVVYVPLV, encoded by the coding sequence ATGGAGATTATTCTAAAATATTTCCCCAATTTAACTGAAGAGCAGCGTAGACAATTTACTGCTCTTTACGATTTATATTTAGACTGGAATGCTAAAATCAACGTGATTTCCAGAAAAGATATCGAAAACCTGTATGAACATCATGTGCTCCATTCTCTTGCTTTAGCAAAGGTGATTGATTTCAAGCCCGGAACCACAGTAATGGATCTTGGTACAGGAGGAGGTTTTCCCGGCATTCCGCTGGCTATTCTCTTTCCTGAAACGAAATTTCACCTTGTAGACAGCATTGGAAAGAAAGTCCGTGTGGCAAATGAAGTGGCAACTGCCATTGGCTTGAAGAATGTTACCTTCCGCCATGCCCGTGCACAGGAAGAAAAGCAGTTGTTCGATTTTGTGGTAAGCCGTGCTGTAATGCCGCTTTCCGATTTAATCGATATTATAAAGAAGAATATTTCAAAGAAGCAGATTAATGCGTTGCCCAACGGCCTCATTTGCCTTAAAGGTGGTGAGCTGCAACACGAAACTCTGCCTTTTAAGAATAAAACAGTAATGTACAACGTCAGCGACTACTTTGAAGAAGAATTCTTTGAAACAAAGAAGGTTGTTTATGTTCC